The following are encoded together in the Vicia villosa cultivar HV-30 ecotype Madison, WI unplaced genomic scaffold, Vvil1.0 ctg.000089F_1_1, whole genome shotgun sequence genome:
- the LOC131623930 gene encoding ABC transporter G family member 15-like → MEIEAASGGSNNKNKRCNMDESEEDETYCGITTRGSFLAWEDLRVIIPNFGKGPTKKILNGLHGFAEPGRIMAIMGPSGSGKSTLLDSLAGRLSKNVVMTGNVLLNGKKKTPGYGGFVAYVTQEDVLLGTLTVRETITYSAHLRLPTSMSKEEVSGIIEGTIIEMGLQDCADRLIGNWHLRGISGGEKKRLSIALEILTRPRLLFLDEPTSGLDSASAFFVVQTLRNVARDGRTVISSIHQPSSEVFALFDDLFLLSGGETVYFGEAKLAIEFFAEAGFPCPRKRNPSDHFLRCINSDFDVVTATLKGSQRIHDVPNSADPFLNLATAQIKERLIERFRRSNYARRVKDKIKELSTHEGPENEPKYGSQASWWKQLTTLTRRSFVNMSRDVGYYWLRIIIYIIVSICVGTIYFDIGYSYTSILARGACGAFISGFMTFMSIGGFPCFIEEMKVFYRERLNGYYGVAAYILSNFLSSFPFLVSIAVTSSTITYNMVKFRPGFIHFAFFTLNIYGCISVIESLMMVVASLVPNFLMGIITGAGIIGIMMMTSGFFRLLSDLPKPVWRYPISYISYGAWAIQGSYKNDLLGLEFEPLVAGDPKLTGEYVITHMLGIELSHSKWWDLAALLLILICYRLLFFIVLKFKERASPLFKNLYAKRTIQQLEKRPSFRRMPSFPSLRHQPLHSLSSQEGLDSPLQY, encoded by the exons ATGGAGATTGAAGCAGCAAGTGGTGGtagcaacaacaaaaacaaaagatgCAACATGGATGAGAGTGAAGAAGATGAAACATATTGTGGCATTACTACTAGAGGAAGTTTCTTAGCATGGGAGGATCTAAGAGTTATTATACCAAATTTTGGAAAAGGACCAACCAAAAAGATTCTTAATGGGCTTCATGGTTTTGCTGAGCCTGGTAGAATCATGGCTATTATGGGCCCTTCTGGTTCTGGAAAATCTACTTTGCTTGATTCTCTTGCAG GTAGACTCTCCAAAAATGTTGTAATGACAGGAAATGTTCTTCTCAATGGGAAGAAAAAAACTCCAGGCTATGGTGGTTTTGTT GCGTACGTAACACAAGAAGATGTGTTATTGGGAACATTGACAGTAAGAGAAACTATAACATATTCGGCGCATCTACGTCTTCCAACATCAATGTCAAAAGAAGAAGTTAGCGGCATAATCGAAGGAACAATCATAGAAATGGGTCTTCAAGACTGTGCTGATAGGTTAATAGGAAACTGGCATTTGAGAGGTATAAGTGGCGGTGAAAAGAAAAGACTTAGCATTGCACTTGAGATTCTCACAAGGCCGCGTTTATTGTTTCTCGATGAACCAACCAGTGGATTAGATAGTGCTTCAGCGTTCTTCGTTGTTCAAACTCTTCGGAACGTGGCTCGTGATGGAAGGACTGTTATTTCTTCTATTCATCAACCTAGCAGTGAAGTCTTTGCTCTTTTTGATGATCTTTTCTTGCTTTCTGGTGGCGAAACTGTTTACTTTGGTGAAGCAAAATTGGCAATTgag TTTTTCGCTGAGGCTGGTTTCCCTTGTCCGCGTAAAAGAAATCCTTCTGATCATTTCTTAAGATGTATCAATTCTGATTTTGACGTTGTAACGGCTACGCTAAAGGGATCTCAAAGGATTCAT GATGTTCCGAATTCAGCAGATCCTTTTTTGAACTTGGCAACAGCGCAGATTAAAGAAAGGTTAATCGAGAGATTTAGGCGTTCAAATTACGCGAGAAGAGTAAAAGACAAGATCAAAGAACTATCAACTCAT GAAGGGCctgaaaacgagccaaaatatgGAAGCCAAGCTAGTTGGTGGAAGCAACTCACTACATTGACAAGGAGATCATTTGTGAACATGAGTAGAGATgttggttactattggttgaGAATTATAATCTACATCATTGTATCTATATGTGTTGGAACCATCTATTTTGATATTGGTTATAGCTATACTTCAATCTTGGCTCGCGGTGCGTGTGGTGCATTTATATCAGGATTCATGACTTTCATGTCAATTGGAGGCTTTCCATGTTTTATTGAAGAAATGAAG GTATTTTATCGAGAAAGGCTTAATGGATATTATGGCGTAGCGGCATATATTTTATCGAACTTTCTATCATCATTCCCATTCTTGGTTTCTATTGCTGTTACTTCTAGCACCATCACATATAACATGGTGAAATTCAGGCCAGGATTCATTCACTTTGCGTTTTTCACTCTCAATATCTACGGATGCATCTCGGTGATCGAGAGTCTCATGATGGTTGTAGCTTCACTTGTTCCGAATTTCCTCATGGGAATCATTACAGGAGCTGGAATCATT GGAATCATGATGATGACCTCTGGATTCTTTAGGTTGCTATCTGATCTTCCAAAACCAGTTTGGCGCTATCCCATTTCGTATATCAGTTATGGCGCATGGGCAATACAG GGTTCATACAAGAACGACTTACTCGGACTCGAGTTTGAACCACTAGTAGCCGGCGACCCGAAACTGACAGGAGAATATGTGATAACACACATGTTAGGAATTGAGCTAAGCCATTCAAAATGGTGGGACTTAGCAGCACTTTTACTCATTCTCATATGTTACAGGCTTCTATTCTTTATTGTTCTCAAGTTCAAGGAAAGAGCATCACCATTGTTTAAGAACCTTTACGCCAAAAGAACCATACAACAGCTTGAGAAAAGACCTTCATTCAGAAGAATGCCATCTTTTCCTTCATTGAGGCATCAACCACTtcactcactatcttctcaagaGGGTCTTGATTCTCCACTTCAATACTAG